One window of the Populus nigra chromosome 4, ddPopNigr1.1, whole genome shotgun sequence genome contains the following:
- the LOC133692567 gene encoding transcription factor BHLH42-like isoform X2, translating to MYVYAGKGVTLAGCNRRMLIGLPGKAYDRKQHVWLTGANDIDSKTFSRAILAKSAGVQTVVCIPLLDGVVEFGTTDKVKEDLGFIQHVKSFFSDHHHLPPPKPALSEHSTSNPATSSDHPYLYSPPIPPFYVAANPPANAGQMNEDEEEEEEEDDEDDEEDQESDSEAETSREALLEPCQAQNPLQVAVVEPSELMQLEMSEGIRLGSPDDGSNNLDVDFPLINPESLMDHQSRADSFRTESARRWAPMLQEPPFSGSLQPSASGSPTLEDLAQEDTHYSQTVSTILQNQTIELAAEPSLDAYEAYSNQSAFSKWMNLTDHCLNVPVETTSQWLLKYILFTVPYLHSKYREENSPKSRDGDATNKFRKGTPQDELSANHVLAERRRREKLNERFIILRSLVPFVTKMDKASILGDTIEYVKQLLKKIQDLEACNKQMESEQRSRSVDPPQTITTSTSLKEQNNGITVVDRARSVGPGSDKRKMRIVEDYTTGRAQPKSVDSLPSPEPMVDVEPEISVEVSIIESDALIELKCGYREGLLLDIMQMLRELRIETIAVQSSSNNGIFVGELRAKVKENVSGKKLSIVEVKRAIRLIIPHD from the exons ATGTACGTCTATGCTGGGAAAGGTGTTACTTTAGCTGGTTGCAACAGGCGCATGTTGATTGG GTTACCAGGAAAGGCCTACGATAGGAAACAACATGTGTGGCTGACAGGTGCAAACGATATTGATAGCAAAACTTTCTCTAGAGCTATCCTTGCCAAG AGTGCTGGAGTTCAG ACTGTGGTATGCATCCCTCTCCTTGATGGCGTGGTTGAATTTGGAACAACCGACAAG GTGAAAGAGGATCTTGGGTTTATCCAACACGTAAAATCCTTTTTCAGTGACCACCACCACCTTCCTCCGCCAAAACCAGCTTTATCCGAGCACTCCACTTCCAACCCTGCCACCTCATCAGACCATCCTTACTTATATTCTCCACCCATTCCCCCCTTCTATGTGGCTGCAAACCCACCAGCCAATGCGGGCCAAATGAAtgaggatgaagaagaagaagaagaagaagatgacgaGGATGACGAAGAGGACCAGGAGTCAGACTCGGAAGCTGAAACCAGTCGCGAAGCTCTCTTAGAACCGTGTCAGGCTCAAAACCCTCTTCAAGTGGCAGTTGTTGAGCCGAGCGAGTTGATGCAACTTGAGATGTCTGAGGGTATCAGGCTTGGTTCTCCTGATGATGGATCTAATAATTTGGACGTGGATTTTCCTTTGATTAACCCAGAGAGCCTGATGGATCACCAGAGCCGAGCTGACTCGTTTAGAACGGAGTCTGCCCGGAGGTGGGCGCCAATGTTGCAAGAACCCCCTTTCAGTGGTAGCCTTCAACCATCAGCTTCag GATCGCCTACGCTAGAAGACTTGGCGCAAGAGGACACGCACTACTCCCAAACGGTCTCCACCATCCTCCAAAACCAGACAATTGAGCTTGCAGCAGAGCCATCGCTAGATGCATACGAGGCATACTCCAACCAATCAGCTTTTTCCAAGTGGATGAACCTCACGGATCACTGCCTCAACGTACCAGTCGAGACCACCTCCCAATGGCTACTAAAGTACATTCTATTTACCGTACCATACCTTCACAGCAAATACCGGGAAGAAAATTCCCCAAAGTCACGTGACGGTGACGCAACCAATAAGTTCCGCAAGGGGACCCCACAAGATGAGCTCAGTGCCAATCACGTGCTGGCCGAACGACGCCGTAGAGAGAAGTTAAACGAGAGGTTCATAATATTAAGGTCGCTAGTGCCATTCGTGACCAAGATGGATAAAGCATCAATATTAGGGGACACGATTGAATACGTGAAGCAATTACTTAAGAAAATTCAGGATTTGGAGGCATGTAATAAACAGATGGAGAGTGAGCAACGTTCAAGATCGGTGGACCCACCACAGACGATCACTACTTCCACTAGTTTGAAAGAGCAAAATAATGGGATCACAGTGGTGGACCGGGCTAGGAGTGTTGGCCCAGGATCAGATAAGAGGAAGATGAGGATTGTGGAGGATTATACTACTGGCCGTGCCCAGCCCAAATCGGTGGATTCATTGCCATCGCCAGAGCCGATGGTCGATGTAGAACCGGAGATCAGCGTAGAGGTGTCGATAATAGAGAGTGACGCATTGATAGAGTTGAAATGTGGCTACAGAGAGGGGCTTTTACTTGACATAATGCAAATGCTGAGGGAGCTCAGGATAGAAACTATTGCAGTCCAGTCTTCTTCGAACAATGGGATCTTTGTAGGGGAATTGAGGGCCAAG GTGAAGGAGAATGTTAGTGGAAAGAAGTTGAGCATTGTGGAGGTGAAGAGGGCAATTCGTCTAATAATACCCCATGATTGA
- the LOC133692567 gene encoding transcription factor BHLH42-like isoform X1, with protein sequence MAAPLSSRLQTMLQAAVQSVQWTYSLFWQMCPQQGILVWGDGYYNGPIKTRKTVQPMEVSTEEASLQRSQQLRELYDSLSIGETNQPERRPCAALSPEDLTETEWFYLMCVSFSFSPGAGLPGKAYDRKQHVWLTGANDIDSKTFSRAILAKSAGVQTVVCIPLLDGVVEFGTTDKVKEDLGFIQHVKSFFSDHHHLPPPKPALSEHSTSNPATSSDHPYLYSPPIPPFYVAANPPANAGQMNEDEEEEEEEDDEDDEEDQESDSEAETSREALLEPCQAQNPLQVAVVEPSELMQLEMSEGIRLGSPDDGSNNLDVDFPLINPESLMDHQSRADSFRTESARRWAPMLQEPPFSGSLQPSASGSPTLEDLAQEDTHYSQTVSTILQNQTIELAAEPSLDAYEAYSNQSAFSKWMNLTDHCLNVPVETTSQWLLKYILFTVPYLHSKYREENSPKSRDGDATNKFRKGTPQDELSANHVLAERRRREKLNERFIILRSLVPFVTKMDKASILGDTIEYVKQLLKKIQDLEACNKQMESEQRSRSVDPPQTITTSTSLKEQNNGITVVDRARSVGPGSDKRKMRIVEDYTTGRAQPKSVDSLPSPEPMVDVEPEISVEVSIIESDALIELKCGYREGLLLDIMQMLRELRIETIAVQSSSNNGIFVGELRAKVKENVSGKKLSIVEVKRAIRLIIPHD encoded by the exons ATGGCTGCCCCGCTTAGTAGTCGCTTGCAGACTATGCTGCAGGCTGCGGTGCAATCTGTACAATGGACTTACAGTCTGTTTTGGCAAATGTGTCCGCAACAAGG GATCTTAGTGTGGGGAGATGGGTATTACAATGGACCAATCAAGACTAGAAAAACAGTGCAGCCAATGGAGGTTAGTACTGAAGAAGCCTCCTTGCAAAGGAGCCAGCAGCTTAGAGAGCTCTACGATTCATTGTCTATAGGAGAGACCAACCAGCCAGAACGGAGGCCTTGCGCTGCCTTGTCACCGGAAGACTTAACGGAGACTGAATGGTTTTATCTGATGTGTGTgtccttctctttctctcctgGTGCTGG GTTACCAGGAAAGGCCTACGATAGGAAACAACATGTGTGGCTGACAGGTGCAAACGATATTGATAGCAAAACTTTCTCTAGAGCTATCCTTGCCAAG AGTGCTGGAGTTCAG ACTGTGGTATGCATCCCTCTCCTTGATGGCGTGGTTGAATTTGGAACAACCGACAAG GTGAAAGAGGATCTTGGGTTTATCCAACACGTAAAATCCTTTTTCAGTGACCACCACCACCTTCCTCCGCCAAAACCAGCTTTATCCGAGCACTCCACTTCCAACCCTGCCACCTCATCAGACCATCCTTACTTATATTCTCCACCCATTCCCCCCTTCTATGTGGCTGCAAACCCACCAGCCAATGCGGGCCAAATGAAtgaggatgaagaagaagaagaagaagaagatgacgaGGATGACGAAGAGGACCAGGAGTCAGACTCGGAAGCTGAAACCAGTCGCGAAGCTCTCTTAGAACCGTGTCAGGCTCAAAACCCTCTTCAAGTGGCAGTTGTTGAGCCGAGCGAGTTGATGCAACTTGAGATGTCTGAGGGTATCAGGCTTGGTTCTCCTGATGATGGATCTAATAATTTGGACGTGGATTTTCCTTTGATTAACCCAGAGAGCCTGATGGATCACCAGAGCCGAGCTGACTCGTTTAGAACGGAGTCTGCCCGGAGGTGGGCGCCAATGTTGCAAGAACCCCCTTTCAGTGGTAGCCTTCAACCATCAGCTTCag GATCGCCTACGCTAGAAGACTTGGCGCAAGAGGACACGCACTACTCCCAAACGGTCTCCACCATCCTCCAAAACCAGACAATTGAGCTTGCAGCAGAGCCATCGCTAGATGCATACGAGGCATACTCCAACCAATCAGCTTTTTCCAAGTGGATGAACCTCACGGATCACTGCCTCAACGTACCAGTCGAGACCACCTCCCAATGGCTACTAAAGTACATTCTATTTACCGTACCATACCTTCACAGCAAATACCGGGAAGAAAATTCCCCAAAGTCACGTGACGGTGACGCAACCAATAAGTTCCGCAAGGGGACCCCACAAGATGAGCTCAGTGCCAATCACGTGCTGGCCGAACGACGCCGTAGAGAGAAGTTAAACGAGAGGTTCATAATATTAAGGTCGCTAGTGCCATTCGTGACCAAGATGGATAAAGCATCAATATTAGGGGACACGATTGAATACGTGAAGCAATTACTTAAGAAAATTCAGGATTTGGAGGCATGTAATAAACAGATGGAGAGTGAGCAACGTTCAAGATCGGTGGACCCACCACAGACGATCACTACTTCCACTAGTTTGAAAGAGCAAAATAATGGGATCACAGTGGTGGACCGGGCTAGGAGTGTTGGCCCAGGATCAGATAAGAGGAAGATGAGGATTGTGGAGGATTATACTACTGGCCGTGCCCAGCCCAAATCGGTGGATTCATTGCCATCGCCAGAGCCGATGGTCGATGTAGAACCGGAGATCAGCGTAGAGGTGTCGATAATAGAGAGTGACGCATTGATAGAGTTGAAATGTGGCTACAGAGAGGGGCTTTTACTTGACATAATGCAAATGCTGAGGGAGCTCAGGATAGAAACTATTGCAGTCCAGTCTTCTTCGAACAATGGGATCTTTGTAGGGGAATTGAGGGCCAAG GTGAAGGAGAATGTTAGTGGAAAGAAGTTGAGCATTGTGGAGGTGAAGAGGGCAATTCGTCTAATAATACCCCATGATTGA